A window of Strix aluco isolate bStrAlu1 chromosome 2, bStrAlu1.hap1, whole genome shotgun sequence contains these coding sequences:
- the RPS11 gene encoding small ribosomal subunit protein uS17, producing the protein MADTQTERAYQKQPTIFQNKKRVLLGEGGKEKLPRYYKNIGLGFKTPKEAIEGTYIDKKCPFTGNVSIRGRILSGVVTKMKMQRTIVIRRDYLHYIRKYNRFEKRHKNMSVHLSPCFRDVQIGDIVTVGECRPLSKTVRFNVLKVTKAAGTKKQFQKF; encoded by the exons ATGGCGGACACGCAG accGAGCGGGCCTACCAGAAGCAGCCCACCATCTTCCAGAACAAGAAgcgggtgctgctgggggagggcGGCAAGGAGAAGCTGCCCCGCTACTACAAAAACATCGGCCTCGGCTTCAAGACCCCCAAGGAg GCGATCGAGGGCACCTACATCGACAAGAAGTGTCCCTTCACCGGCAACGTCTCCATCCGTGGCCGCATCCTCTCGG GTGTGGTGACCAAGATGAAGATGCAGCGCACCATCGTCATCCGTCGGGACTACCTGCACTACATCCGCAAGTACAACCGCTTTGAGAAGCGCCACAAGAACATGTCGGTGCACCTCTCCCCCTGCTTCAG GGACGTGCAGATCGGGGACATCGTCACCGTGGGCGAGTGCCGTCCCCTCAGCAAGACCGTCCGCTTCAACGTCCTCAAAGTCACCAAGGCTGCGGGCACCAAGAAGCAGTTCCAGAAATTCTAA
- the TRIM3 gene encoding LOW QUALITY PROTEIN: tripartite motif-containing protein 3 (The sequence of the model RefSeq protein was modified relative to this genomic sequence to represent the inferred CDS: inserted 6 bases in 5 codons; deleted 2 bases in 2 codons), translating to MARREPSASPVVRQIDKQFLVCSICLDRYRNPKVLPCLHTFCERCLQNYIPPQSLTLSCPVCRQTSILPERGVAALQNNFFITNLMEVLQRDPDKLRPHPGRGLDPVSAVTGQPLSCPNHEGKVMEFYCEPCETAMCRECTEGEHREHVTVPLRDVVEQHKAALQQQLDAVRSRLPQLAAAVGLVSEISQQLAERKDQAVSEIGGTFEELEAALRQRRGVLVRDLRXTCGAKQKVLQAQLTXAAPGQESILSSCAFTEQALHHGTAPEVLLVRKQMSERLSELASRXLPEHPHENAQLDYVVETEGVRKSILNLGVLITTSATAHETVATGEGLRHAVVGQXSSLSVTTKDKDGELVRSGSASLRFQVTAPTAPLAEAEVQDNKNGTYELLYTPRAEGDFLLSILLYGQPIRGSPFRXRAVKASDVPPSPDDVKRRVKSPSSGHIRQKAVRRPPALYSSGKKKENPIEDELIFRVGSRGREKASSPTCRASPPPAAAASWWPTAITVRAGVFQRGQFRLRFGVRGRSPGQLQRPTGVTVDMNGDIIIADYDNRWVSIFSNHRLCSPHGVSPPAAPRELPCHTLLASSRHDPALQKSVFLSVGRARLVPHTVKFNLGSINPPPTIPRFFLSHTQPFGCVGGVSRLWLSVPRSPQTRFQPPPPRSRQRSFPNSHGTAAKRKKNPKPHVLLFPCCEMPRQNTPAGGSSCVKWGNSEKFCTRVYKPPPARGVSSRRSPPPPPRAAHAKMVDCS from the exons ATGGCCCGGCGGGAGCCCAGCGCCAGCCCCGTGGTGCGACAGATCGACAAACAGTTCCTGGTCTGCAGCATCTGC CTCGACCGATACCGCAACCCCAaggtgctgccctgcctgcacacctTCTGCGAGAG GTGTCTCCAGAACTATATCCCGCCCCAGAGCCTGACCCTGTCCTGCCCCGTGTGCCGCCAGACCTCCATCCTGCCCGAGCGCGGCGTCGCCGCCCTCCAGAACAACTTCTTCATCACCAACCTGATGGAGGTGCTGCAGCGCGACCCCGACAAGCTGCGG CCCCACCCCGGCCGTGGCCTCGACCCCGTCAGTGCCGTCACcgggcagcccctctcctgccccaACCACGAGGGCAAG GTGATGGAGTTCTACTGTGAGCCCTGCGAGACGGCGATGTGCCGCGAGTGCACGGAGGGGGAGCACCGGGAGCACGTCACGGTGCCGCTGCGCGACGTGGTGGAGCAGCACAAGGcggccctgcagcagcagctggacgCCGTCAGGAGCAG GCTCCCGCAGCTGGCGGCGGCCGTGGGGCTGGTGTCGGAGATCAGCCAGCAGCTGGCGGAGCGCAAGGACCAGGCGGTGTCAGAGATCGGCGGCACCTTCGAGGAGCTGGAGGCGGCGCTGCGGCAGCGCCGGGGGGTGCTGGTGCGGGACCTGA CCACCTGCGGGGCCAAGCAGAAG GTGCTGCAGGCGCAGCTGAc cgctgcgccagggcaggAGAGCATCCTCAGCAGCTGCGCCTTCACGGAGCAGGCGCTGCACCACGGCACCGCCCCCGAGGTGCTGCTGGTGCGGAAGCAGATGAGCGAGCGGCTGAGCGAGCTGGCCAGCC GCCTTCCCGAGCACCCCCACGAGAACGCGCAGCTCGACTACGTGGTGGAGACCGAGGGCGTCCGCAAGTCCATCCTCAACCTGGGCGTGCTGATCACCACCAGCGCCACGGCCCACGAGACGGTGGCCACGGGCGAGGGGCTGCGGCACGCCGTGGTGGGGC CCTCCTCGCTCAGCGTCACCACCAAGGACAAGGACGGCGAGCTGGTGCGCAGCGGCAGCGCCAGCCTCCGCTTCCAGGTGACGGCCCCGACGGCGCCGCTGGCCGAGGCCGAGGTGCAGGACAACAAGAACGGCACATACGAGCTGCTCTACACGCCCCGCGCCGAGGGCGacttcctcctctccatcctgCTCTACGGGCAGCCCATCCGCGGCAGCCCCTTCC GTCGCGCCGTCAAGGCCTCTGACGTGCCCCCATCCCCCGACGACGTCAAGCGCCGCGTCAAGTCCCCCAGCAGCGGCCACATCCGGCAGAAGGCCGTGCGCCGCCCTCCAGCACTGTACAGCAGCGGCAAGAAGAAGGAGAACCCCATCGAGGACGAGCTCATCTTCCGCGTGG GGAGCCGCGGCCGGGAGAAGGCGAGTTCACCAACCTGCAGGGCATCTCCACCTCCAGCAGCGGCCGCATCGTGGTGGCCGACAGCAATAACAGTGCGTGCAG GTGTTTTCCAACGAGGGCAGTTCCGGCTGCGGTTCGGGGTGCGGGGCCGCTCCCCCGGGCAGCTCCAGCGCCCGACCGGCGTCACCGTGGACATGAACGGGGACATCATCATCGCCGACTACGACAACCGCTGGGTCAGCATCTTCTCC AATCACCGTCTCTGCTCCCCCCATGGGGTCTCtcctcccgctgccccccgcgAGCTG CCGTGTCACACCCTTTTAGCTTCTAGCAGGCACGATCCCGCTCTACAGAAAAGCGTATTTTTGTCAGTCGGCAGAGCACGCCTCGTCCCACACACAGTTAAATTTAACCTCGGCTCAATTAATCCGCCCCCCACCATCCCTCGGTTCTTCCTGAGCCATACTCAGCCCTTTGGCTGCGTTGGCGGCGTCTCCCGGCTTTGGCTCTCCGTCCCCCGGAGCCCGCAGACGCGTTTCCAGCCCCCCCCACCACGCAGCCGACAGCGTTCCTTTCCTAACTCACACGGAACCGCCGCTAAacgtaaaaaaaaccccaaaccccacgtTCTTCTCTTCCCCTGTTGTGAAATGCCAAGGCAAAACACCCCGGCCGGCGGCAGCAGCTGCGTGAAATGGGGAAACTCGGAGAAATTTTGCACGAGGGTTTATAAACCCCCTCCCGCCCGAGGTGTGAGCAGCAGACggagccccccaccccccccccgggctgcccaCGCCAAGATGGTGGATTGTTCGTGA